In Ignavibacteriota bacterium, one genomic interval encodes:
- a CDS encoding alpha-N-arabinofuranosidase, translating into MNTVMFKSPIFFLTIFLFMFFVRINVAQKKAEIILDLDKLGSQIDPNIYGQFAEHLGSCIYGGIWVGENSKIPNTHGYRNDVLEALKKLEVPVLRWPGGCFADEYHWMDGIGPRENRPSMVNTNWGGVVEDNSFGTHEFLNLCEIIGAEPYISANVGSGTVEEFANWVQYTTSESGNPMSDLRKKNGREKPWKVKFWGIGNESWGCGGRMRPTYYGDVARVYSTYAKNYAGNQIFKIASGPNVDDTLWTDGVMQVAGKFINGIGMHYYTNNSKTAADFDESGWFSVIQKTLKMEDLIKMHIKVMDKYDPAKNVALIVDEWGTWHNVETGTNPSFLYQQNTLRDAIVAASNLNIFHKYTNRVKMTNIAQMINVLQAMILTNNEKMVLTPTYHVFEMYKVHKGAISLPLELQSPNYTYARESIPAVNATASINSKGIVHISLCNVNPISEENVKINLKGYIGKNISGKILTSDEMNDLNSFDNPKNVEPKVFNNFKLSENDLTVELPSKSIVVLELKGELNSSIGKAIDVKNPKAKLSFKYYQKVLMYLPDFKELEPVNEGLIEQVKIPQTNDGSDFAVLYSGLIEINEDGFYNFYANSDDGAKLYIDGKLLISNDGRHAPTEVQGFASLKKGFHKIEVEFFQSGGGLELSVSIEGGGLKKQEIPASMFFHEAE; encoded by the coding sequence ATGAATACAGTCATGTTCAAAAGTCCAATTTTCTTTTTAACAATTTTCTTATTTATGTTTTTTGTAAGAATAAATGTAGCTCAAAAGAAAGCTGAAATTATTTTAGACTTGGACAAACTCGGTAGCCAAATCGACCCGAATATTTATGGACAATTTGCAGAACATTTGGGAAGCTGTATTTATGGTGGAATTTGGGTTGGAGAAAATTCTAAAATACCAAATACGCATGGATATAGAAATGACGTTCTAGAAGCTTTAAAAAAATTGGAAGTTCCGGTTTTACGATGGCCCGGCGGATGTTTTGCCGATGAATATCATTGGATGGACGGAATTGGTCCGAGAGAAAACAGACCTTCAATGGTAAATACAAATTGGGGCGGAGTAGTTGAAGATAACAGTTTCGGTACGCATGAGTTCTTAAATTTGTGCGAAATAATTGGCGCAGAACCTTATATCAGCGCTAATGTTGGAAGCGGAACTGTTGAAGAATTTGCAAATTGGGTTCAATATACAACTTCGGAAAGCGGCAATCCAATGTCCGATCTTAGAAAAAAAAATGGTAGAGAAAAACCTTGGAAAGTTAAATTTTGGGGAATAGGGAATGAAAGCTGGGGATGCGGCGGAAGAATGAGACCTACTTATTATGGAGATGTTGCGAGAGTTTATTCAACATACGCAAAAAATTATGCCGGGAATCAAATATTTAAAATTGCATCGGGACCAAATGTTGATGATACTTTATGGACTGACGGTGTAATGCAGGTTGCCGGTAAATTTATAAACGGTATCGGAATGCATTACTATACAAATAATTCAAAAACAGCTGCAGACTTTGATGAAAGCGGTTGGTTTTCTGTTATTCAAAAAACATTGAAAATGGAAGATCTTATCAAAATGCATATAAAAGTGATGGATAAATATGATCCGGCAAAAAATGTCGCATTAATTGTTGATGAATGGGGAACTTGGCACAATGTTGAAACCGGGACCAATCCTTCATTTTTATATCAGCAAAATACACTTAGAGACGCAATAGTTGCCGCAAGTAATTTAAACATTTTTCACAAATATACTAATCGTGTAAAAATGACAAACATTGCTCAAATGATTAATGTTCTTCAAGCAATGATTTTAACAAATAATGAAAAGATGGTTTTAACTCCTACATACCATGTCTTTGAAATGTATAAAGTTCATAAAGGTGCTATAAGTTTACCTCTTGAACTGCAAAGTCCAAATTATACTTACGCGCGTGAATCTATTCCAGCTGTAAACGCAACCGCATCAATTAATTCTAAAGGAATTGTGCATATATCTTTGTGTAATGTAAACCCTATTAGTGAAGAAAATGTAAAAATAAATTTAAAGGGATATATTGGTAAAAATATATCCGGCAAAATTTTAACTTCAGATGAAATGAATGATCTAAATTCATTTGATAATCCAAAAAATGTTGAACCAAAAGTTTTTAACAATTTTAAATTATCCGAAAATGATTTAACAGTGGAATTGCCTTCTAAATCTATTGTTGTGCTTGAACTAAAAGGTGAACTAAATTCAAGTATAGGTAAAGCAATTGATGTTAAAAATCCTAAAGCAAAACTAAGTTTTAAATATTATCAAAAAGTACTTATGTACTTACCTGATTTCAAAGAATTGGAACCGGTAAATGAAGGACTAATAGAACAAGTTAAAATCCCACAAACAAATGACGGTTCTGATTTCGCTGTTTTGTATTCCGGATTAATTGAAATTAATGAAGATGGATTTTATAATTTTTACGCAAATTCTGATGATGGTGCAAAATTATATATCGACGGTAAATTATTGATAAGCAACGATGGAAGGCATGCACCAACTGAAGTTCAGGGATTTGCATCATTGAAAAAAGGATTTCATAAAATTGAAGTTGAATTTTTTCAATCCGGAGGCGGTTTAGAATTATCTGTAAGTATTGAAGGCGGTGGATTGAAAAAGCAAGAAATTCCGGCAAGTATGTTCTTTCATGAAGCCGAATAA
- a CDS encoding sodium:solute symporter family protein, giving the protein MFGLETLDIIIILVYFIVVIGIGVWSSRRIKNQEDYLLGGRKFGKLIQTFASFGQATSADGPVGTATTTFHNGAAGIWSALLLVFSTPLYWITSPWQRRMRILTMGDFYEERYGSKNMAATYALVASIGMMGLVSLGYSAMSKTIVAITPKTINEFSFEEKKEYELAAELSNLENKNAQLLTEAETKRLHELRMLNPNNLFSHLTEESLIWLVCIISLIYAVMGGLEAAFYTDLLQGSFIIILSIILIPFSWMKITTVFGSGANESALKILHQKLPESFFEIFGSPTLIDFTWYYILAAALVAGITVVTQPNQLVTNGAAKDEHAARFGFVTGVFIKRFCTILWGLLGLAAVLLYTGKIQDSDLIWGYATHDLLGPVGYGLVGLMIASLMAALMSTATALMLTVSGLLLHNVYRPLVEGKSEVHYVWVGRILGAAFLIGSAIIATQFSNIFEILKFIWEFFVIFGAAFWLGLKWRRANKKGAWASILITLGLFYIIPVLVSSLSSDISRNEWMLSKTEPEPVVRTYTAREIDVVDRDLEINSVMHRIGNGETNLSIPEKIIVGQKFTKKFAQPSRAIFWSKQPKLNDDGILEARGYFFPELMFLKSLGFELNKYPYALNETLRLLIRLIFPFIILIFVSLITKPDDQKVSYNFFMKMRTRVRGLGLNQDNEDIKLSLSNPEKAKEVLLFPNTQLEIYKWNKQDIVGFMLSVLVAFIVIGTLFVVIKIY; this is encoded by the coding sequence TTGTTCGGTTTAGAGACCTTAGATATAATAATTATTCTTGTATACTTTATCGTTGTTATTGGTATAGGCGTTTGGTCTAGTAGAAGAATAAAGAACCAAGAAGACTATCTTCTTGGCGGAAGAAAATTCGGTAAACTTATTCAAACATTTGCTAGTTTCGGACAGGCAACATCGGCAGATGGACCAGTTGGTACCGCAACTACAACATTCCATAACGGAGCTGCTGGAATTTGGAGCGCTTTACTTTTAGTTTTTTCAACTCCGCTTTATTGGATCACTTCGCCATGGCAAAGAAGAATGCGTATCTTAACAATGGGTGATTTTTATGAAGAAAGATACGGCAGTAAAAACATGGCCGCGACTTATGCATTAGTCGCCAGCATTGGAATGATGGGATTGGTTTCGCTAGGCTATTCCGCAATGAGTAAAACTATTGTAGCGATAACTCCTAAAACAATAAATGAATTTTCATTTGAAGAAAAGAAAGAATATGAGCTTGCTGCCGAACTTTCTAATTTAGAAAATAAAAATGCACAGTTACTTACTGAAGCTGAAACTAAAAGACTTCATGAATTGAGAATGCTAAATCCTAATAATTTATTTTCTCATTTAACCGAAGAATCACTTATTTGGTTGGTTTGTATCATCAGTTTGATTTATGCTGTTATGGGAGGTTTGGAAGCCGCATTTTACACCGATCTTTTGCAAGGATCATTTATTATAATATTATCTATAATATTAATCCCTTTTTCTTGGATGAAGATTACTACTGTATTTGGATCGGGTGCAAATGAATCTGCGCTTAAGATTTTGCACCAAAAACTGCCAGAATCTTTCTTTGAAATATTTGGCTCGCCTACTTTAATTGATTTTACTTGGTATTATATTCTTGCAGCCGCATTAGTTGCCGGAATTACGGTAGTTACACAGCCAAACCAGTTAGTTACAAATGGTGCGGCAAAAGATGAGCACGCAGCAAGATTCGGTTTTGTTACAGGTGTTTTTATTAAAAGATTCTGCACAATTCTGTGGGGACTTTTAGGATTAGCGGCAGTTCTGCTTTACACCGGAAAAATTCAAGACTCCGATTTAATTTGGGGATATGCAACTCATGATCTATTAGGACCTGTTGGATATGGATTAGTTGGACTAATGATAGCCTCGCTAATGGCAGCACTTATGTCAACGGCAACTGCATTAATGTTAACAGTTTCAGGCTTGCTTCTTCATAATGTTTATCGTCCATTGGTTGAAGGAAAAAGTGAAGTCCATTATGTTTGGGTCGGCAGAATTTTAGGAGCAGCATTTTTAATTGGAAGCGCAATTATTGCTACTCAATTCAGCAATATATTTGAAATATTAAAATTCATTTGGGAATTCTTTGTCATTTTTGGCGCCGCGTTTTGGTTAGGACTAAAATGGAGACGCGCAAATAAAAAAGGCGCTTGGGCATCAATTTTAATTACATTAGGATTATTTTATATAATTCCGGTTTTAGTTTCAAGTTTATCCTCGGATATTTCAAGAAATGAATGGATGCTTTCAAAGACAGAGCCGGAGCCGGTTGTTAGGACTTATACCGCACGTGAAATTGACGTTGTTGATAGAGATTTGGAAATTAATTCGGTAATGCACAGAATTGGAAATGGCGAAACAAATTTAAGTATTCCGGAAAAAATTATAGTGGGTCAAAAATTCACAAAAAAATTTGCACAACCATCAAGAGCAATATTTTGGTCAAAACAGCCAAAATTAAATGATGATGGAATTTTAGAAGCTCGAGGTTATTTTTTTCCTGAACTTATGTTTTTAAAATCTCTCGGTTTTGAACTTAACAAATATCCTTATGCTCTAAATGAAACATTAAGACTTTTAATTAGATTAATATTTCCATTTATTATTTTGATATTTGTTTCATTGATTACTAAACCTGATGATCAAAAAGTAAGTTATAATTTCTTTATGAAAATGAGAACAAGAGTTAGAGGTTTGGGTTTAAATCAAGATAATGAAGATATTAAATTGTCTTTATCAAATCCTGAAAAAGCTAAAGAGGTTTTATTGTTTCCTAATACGCAATTGGAAATTTATAAATGGAATAAACAAGATATTGTTGGATTTATGTTATCAGTTTTAGTCGCATTTATTGTTATTGGTACGTTATTCGTTGTAATTAAAATATATTAA
- a CDS encoding glycoside hydrolase family 28 protein: MVEYNILDFGAVAEEENDNSLAFQAAINRCAENGGGYVIVPSNMKFMTGPFSLKSNVTLYVETNAVILANPDETVYTKSAFRENLGEGTIWIGGENETNICIEGNGTIDGNGIAFMGPEEKAAYILKEFNVIDPRPHLLTLVNIENLLIRDVTFKNSAYWCLHIVGCDNVKIESVTILNNLKIRNGDGIDLDHSRNVRISNCYIESADDCICFKTRREYDELGPTENVVVSNCIMTSTSCSIKLGSENMDAIRNVIVSNCIIKNSNRGIGIQNRDEGIVENIIFDNIIVEGRLFDDVWWGKAEPIYITAYKRKSENNKDSNWRFAKGQTEGKVGEVRNIKFSNIFCKSENGVFIGGEENKISGISLYNVSLEIEKSTKYKGNVYDLRPSDTIGLMETNISGFHIDSADDILLSNCRLVWGKNSEPYFSHALAFNNASNINIVNFNGESAQDQFEPHKFNNCGEINIK, encoded by the coding sequence ATGGTTGAATATAACATATTAGATTTTGGTGCAGTTGCCGAAGAGGAAAATGACAATTCCCTGGCTTTTCAAGCAGCTATAAATAGATGCGCAGAAAATGGTGGTGGATATGTCATTGTTCCTTCTAACATGAAATTTATGACCGGACCGTTTAGTTTAAAATCGAACGTAACTCTGTACGTTGAAACAAATGCTGTGATTCTTGCCAATCCTGATGAAACAGTTTATACAAAAAGTGCATTTCGTGAAAATCTTGGTGAAGGTACAATTTGGATAGGCGGTGAAAATGAAACTAATATTTGTATTGAAGGAAATGGAACCATAGACGGCAACGGAATCGCGTTTATGGGTCCCGAAGAAAAAGCGGCATACATCTTAAAAGAATTTAATGTTATAGATCCAAGACCGCATTTACTTACATTAGTTAATATTGAAAACCTATTAATTCGTGATGTTACATTTAAAAATTCCGCATACTGGTGTTTGCATATTGTCGGTTGCGATAATGTAAAAATTGAAAGCGTAACAATTCTTAATAATCTAAAAATAAGAAATGGCGACGGGATTGATCTTGACCATTCTAGAAATGTAAGAATTAGCAATTGTTATATTGAATCTGCAGATGATTGCATTTGTTTTAAGACCAGAAGAGAATATGATGAATTAGGACCAACAGAAAATGTTGTTGTTTCAAATTGTATAATGACATCGACATCCTGCTCAATTAAATTGGGCAGCGAAAATATGGACGCGATAAGAAACGTAATTGTTTCAAATTGTATTATTAAAAATAGCAATAGAGGAATAGGGATTCAAAATAGAGATGAAGGAATTGTTGAAAATATTATTTTTGATAATATAATTGTTGAAGGCAGATTATTTGATGATGTTTGGTGGGGTAAAGCCGAGCCTATTTATATAACAGCATATAAAAGAAAATCAGAAAATAATAAAGATTCCAACTGGCGCTTTGCCAAAGGACAAACAGAAGGAAAAGTCGGCGAAGTTAGGAATATTAAGTTCAGCAATATTTTCTGCAAAAGTGAAAACGGAGTTTTCATTGGAGGCGAAGAAAATAAAATCAGCGGCATAAGTTTGTATAATGTAAGCTTAGAAATTGAAAAATCAACTAAATACAAAGGCAATGTATACGATCTGAGACCATCCGATACAATAGGGTTAATGGAAACAAACATTTCAGGTTTTCACATTGATTCAGCAGATGATATATTACTTAGCAACTGCAGGTTAGTATGGGGAAAAAATAGCGAACCGTATTTTAGTCATGCACTTGCTTTTAACAATGCATCAAATATAAATATTGTAAACTTTAACGGCGAATCAGCTCAAGATCAGTTTGAACCTCACAAATTCAATAACTGCGGAGAAATTAATATCAAATAA
- the iolG gene encoding inositol 2-dehydrogenase has product MEKLKIGIIGAGRIGKVHTETIVQNIPDAEILEIADVNIEEAKKLAGKFNIAKFSSDYKNIINNPDINAVVICSPTNTHAQYTIEAAKAGKHIFCEKPVDLDIKTIQNVIDVVNECGVKLMVGFNRRFDSNFRKIKQMVIEGKIGEPHILKITSRDPAPPPAEYVAVSGGMFLDMTIHDFDMARYIVGSEVKEVFVKAAVLVDPEIGKQGDVDTAVINLEFENGALGVIDNSRKAVYGYDQRVEIFGSKGMIKVDNNAPDNHQFYSDCGVHASLPLNFFMDRYIEAYALEMKEFCSAVIDNKEISVDGTDGLKSVVIGLAAKKSVMEGRPVKISEII; this is encoded by the coding sequence ATGGAAAAATTAAAAATTGGAATTATTGGTGCCGGTAGAATCGGCAAGGTGCATACAGAAACAATTGTTCAAAATATACCCGATGCGGAAATACTTGAAATTGCGGATGTTAATATTGAAGAAGCAAAAAAATTAGCCGGAAAATTCAACATTGCGAAATTTTCTTCAGATTATAAAAATATCATAAACAATCCGGATATTAATGCTGTAGTAATTTGCTCGCCAACAAATACTCATGCTCAATACACTATTGAAGCGGCAAAGGCCGGGAAACATATTTTTTGCGAAAAACCGGTTGACTTAGATATTAAAACAATTCAAAACGTAATTGATGTTGTAAATGAATGCGGTGTTAAACTTATGGTTGGATTTAACAGACGTTTTGATTCTAACTTTAGAAAAATAAAACAAATGGTGATAGAAGGTAAAATAGGCGAACCTCATATTTTGAAAATTACTTCAAGAGATCCCGCTCCGCCTCCGGCTGAATATGTTGCCGTTTCCGGTGGAATGTTTTTGGATATGACAATTCATGATTTTGATATGGCAAGATATATTGTAGGCAGCGAAGTTAAAGAAGTATTTGTCAAAGCGGCTGTTCTTGTTGATCCTGAAATTGGGAAACAAGGCGATGTTGATACGGCTGTCATTAATCTTGAATTTGAAAACGGCGCTTTAGGTGTTATTGATAACAGCAGAAAAGCAGTCTATGGATATGATCAGCGCGTAGAAATATTCGGCTCAAAAGGAATGATCAAAGTTGATAATAACGCGCCTGATAATCATCAATTTTACAGCGATTGCGGCGTACATGCTTCGCTTCCGCTAAATTTCTTTATGGATAGATATATTGAAGCTTATGCCTTGGAAATGAAAGAATTTTGTTCGGCGGTAATTGATAATAAGGAAATTTCAGTCGACGGTACAGATGGTTTAAAATCAGTTGTTATTGGATTGGCTGCAAAAAAATCTGTTATGGAAGGTAGACCGGTAAAAATATCTGAAATAATTTAA
- a CDS encoding TIM barrel protein has translation MIKIANAPCSWGVLEFDLDGKAPDYIQVLNEIKETGYVGTELGDWGFMPTDPQDLDNELKQRNLIMVGAFVPVSLKDVSKHKDGIEVAVKTASLMKNAGYGNAFIVLADNNGSVEKRTKNAGRVNRDLSLSDEEWKNFAQGADKLAKAVKDETGLRTVFHHHCAGYVETPYEVDKLMELTDPKLLGLVLDMGHFMFGGGDPLEALKKHKERIWHIHFKDCETNIAQRSRDEGWDYFESVKNGVFCELGKGAVDFPSIVEELKNMNYDGWIVVEQDVLPGMGKPKECAQHNRDYIKSLGL, from the coding sequence ATGATTAAAATTGCAAATGCACCATGTTCATGGGGAGTTTTAGAATTTGATCTGGATGGAAAAGCGCCGGATTATATTCAAGTACTAAATGAAATTAAGGAAACAGGTTATGTTGGGACAGAACTTGGAGATTGGGGATTTATGCCGACTGATCCACAGGATTTGGATAATGAATTAAAACAAAGAAATTTAATAATGGTTGGAGCTTTTGTTCCGGTATCTTTAAAAGATGTATCAAAACATAAAGATGGAATTGAAGTTGCGGTAAAAACGGCCTCGCTTATGAAAAACGCGGGTTATGGAAATGCGTTTATTGTGCTAGCTGATAATAATGGCTCTGTTGAAAAAAGAACAAAAAATGCGGGAAGAGTAAATCGTGATTTAAGTTTATCAGATGAAGAATGGAAAAACTTTGCGCAAGGCGCGGACAAATTGGCAAAAGCTGTTAAGGATGAAACCGGACTGCGTACTGTATTTCACCATCATTGCGCCGGTTATGTTGAAACACCTTATGAAGTTGATAAACTAATGGAATTAACGGATCCGAAATTGTTAGGGTTAGTTTTAGATATGGGTCATTTTATGTTTGGCGGCGGTGATCCGCTTGAAGCATTGAAAAAACACAAAGAAAGAATTTGGCATATTCACTTTAAAGATTGTGAAACTAATATTGCACAAAGATCTAGAGATGAAGGATGGGATTATTTTGAATCAGTAAAGAATGGTGTTTTTTGTGAGTTAGGAAAAGGAGCAGTTGATTTTCCTTCAATTGTTGAAGAATTAAAAAATATGAATTATGACGGCTGGATTGTTGTTGAACAGGATGTTTTACCGGGTATGGGAAAACCAAAAGAATGCGCGCAACATAACAGAGATTACATAAAATCTTTAGGATTATAA
- a CDS encoding CoA-acylating methylmalonate-semialdehyde dehydrogenase, protein MKKLKNYINGKWTESKSNKYLNVKDPGSGEIISNVPEGCFEDVNLAASAAAEAFLKWRNTPAEKRIQYLFKMKTILENNADEIAEISTKECGKTFSESKAEIVRAVENIEVACGIPTLMQGEFSEDISAGIDEYVIRQPLGVGSCIAPFNFPIMITFWFMPYAIAAGNTYIVKPSEKVPETMTRIFELLEELKLPEGVLNLVHGGKETVDGILKHPDIKAISFVGSSNIAKYVYSEGTKHGKRVQAQGGAKNPVVIMPDADLETTTNIIADSVYGCAGQRCLAASTVILVGEAKEKFTKKLIDAAKSKTTCYGLDNSSQMGAIITKESKERILKIIGEAENKGAKILLDGRNKNVDNYEGGNYIFPTIIENAPIDTDAATTEIFGPVMNLKYADNLSEAIDFINNSKYGNAACIFTSDGSSARKFRHDVVAGNIGVNIGIAAPMAFFPFSGWKESFFGDLHGQSKHAVEFYTQTKVVIERWYSEWTRRF, encoded by the coding sequence ATGAAAAAATTAAAAAATTATATTAATGGAAAATGGACGGAAAGTAAATCCAATAAATATTTAAATGTAAAAGATCCAGGCAGCGGTGAAATTATAAGCAATGTTCCTGAAGGTTGTTTCGAAGATGTAAATTTAGCCGCCTCTGCAGCAGCCGAAGCATTTCTGAAATGGAGAAACACTCCTGCAGAAAAAAGAATCCAATATTTATTTAAAATGAAAACAATTTTGGAAAATAATGCAGATGAAATAGCTGAAATAAGCACAAAAGAATGCGGCAAAACTTTTAGTGAATCAAAAGCTGAAATTGTAAGAGCAGTTGAAAATATTGAGGTTGCTTGCGGTATTCCAACCTTAATGCAAGGTGAATTTTCAGAAGATATTTCTGCTGGAATTGATGAATATGTAATTCGCCAGCCATTAGGCGTTGGCTCATGCATCGCACCATTTAATTTTCCAATTATGATTACATTTTGGTTCATGCCTTATGCAATAGCGGCTGGTAATACATATATTGTCAAACCTTCGGAAAAAGTTCCTGAAACAATGACAAGAATCTTTGAACTTCTAGAGGAATTAAAACTTCCTGAAGGCGTATTGAATTTAGTTCATGGCGGAAAAGAAACTGTAGATGGAATTCTTAAACATCCCGATATAAAAGCAATTAGTTTTGTCGGTTCTTCAAATATTGCCAAATATGTTTATTCTGAAGGTACAAAACATGGTAAACGAGTTCAAGCACAAGGCGGCGCGAAAAACCCCGTTGTAATAATGCCGGATGCTGATTTGGAAACAACTACAAATATAATTGCTGATAGTGTTTACGGCTGTGCCGGTCAACGCTGTTTGGCTGCCTCTACCGTAATTCTAGTGGGCGAAGCAAAAGAAAAATTTACAAAAAAATTAATTGATGCCGCTAAATCAAAAACCACTTGTTATGGTTTGGATAATTCTTCCCAAATGGGGGCAATTATAACTAAAGAAAGTAAAGAAAGAATATTAAAAATCATCGGTGAAGCGGAAAATAAAGGAGCAAAAATTCTTTTAGACGGAAGAAATAAAAATGTTGATAATTACGAAGGCGGGAATTACATTTTTCCTACAATTATTGAAAATGCCCCAATCGACACTGACGCGGCTACGACTGAAATTTTCGGACCCGTAATGAATTTAAAATATGCGGATAATTTAAGCGAAGCCATAGATTTTATAAATAATAGTAAATACGGCAATGCCGCATGTATTTTTACTTCCGACGGTTCCTCTGCGAGAAAATTTAGACATGACGTAGTTGCGGGAAATATTGGTGTAAATATTGGTATCGCGGCACCAATGGCATTTTTTCCTTTCAGCGGATGGAAAGAATCATTTTTTGGCGATCTGCATGGTCAGTCAAAACATGCAGTTGAATTCTATACGCAAACGAAAGTAGTGATAGAAAGGTGGTATAGTGAATGGACAAGAAGGTTTTAA
- the iolD gene encoding 3D-(3,5/4)-trihydroxycyclohexane-1,2-dione acylhydrolase (decyclizing) codes for METVKLTVAQAVIKFLMNQYVERDGKKNKFFAGCFGIFGHGIVAGIGQALHENPEFKYYQTRNEQSMVHTAAAYAKMMNRLSTFVCTTSIGPGATNMLTGAAAATINRLPVLLIPGDIFARRNVAPVLQQLELQYTQDVSVNDCFKPVSKYWDRINRAEQLITALPEVMRVLTSPSETGTVTLALPQDVQAEAFDFPKDLFKERTWLIQRTRADKELLSTAANMIRKSTKPLIIAGGGTIYSDATYELDKLVDLTGIPVAETFAGKGSLKYDKPENLGAVGVTGTPGAVQMSAEADLIIGIGTRYSDFTTSSKTAFKNPNVKFININITDFDSHKHSALPIIGDAKVVLQELIELLDNYKIERDWRNKAIEFNKSWDIKVTEYYEKTNKFPLTQAEVVGAVNNFADEKDVVLCAAGSLPGDLHKLWRTTSNKGFHLEYGYSTMGYELAAGIGAKMACPDREIYVMVGDGNYLMNNNEIITAIQEGIKFTIILLNNNGFASIGGLSESIGSKRFGTKYRYRNTKSGNLDGEILPVDFIKNAESLGANVLEAKSFDELVKCLAKAKTANKTTLIYVETNLEKTVEGYSWWEVAISQISEMETVKEAYKDYVKNKSEQRYYL; via the coding sequence ATGGAAACAGTTAAACTAACGGTTGCTCAAGCAGTAATTAAATTTTTAATGAATCAATATGTTGAAAGAGACGGTAAAAAGAACAAATTTTTTGCGGGCTGTTTTGGCATTTTCGGACATGGAATTGTTGCCGGTATTGGTCAAGCTCTTCATGAAAACCCAGAATTCAAATATTACCAAACCCGAAATGAACAGTCAATGGTGCATACTGCCGCTGCTTACGCAAAAATGATGAATCGTTTAAGTACGTTTGTTTGTACAACTTCTATTGGTCCGGGTGCGACAAATATGCTTACGGGAGCCGCTGCCGCAACAATTAATAGATTGCCGGTATTATTAATTCCCGGCGATATTTTCGCAAGGCGAAACGTTGCGCCTGTTCTGCAGCAGCTTGAATTACAATATACACAAGATGTTTCTGTAAACGATTGCTTTAAACCCGTTTCAAAATATTGGGACAGAATAAATAGAGCAGAGCAATTAATTACAGCACTTCCTGAAGTTATGAGAGTACTTACATCACCATCTGAAACGGGGACAGTAACACTTGCTCTTCCTCAGGATGTTCAAGCCGAAGCTTTTGATTTTCCAAAAGATTTATTCAAAGAAAGAACATGGTTAATTCAAAGAACCAGAGCGGATAAAGAATTATTATCAACCGCGGCGAACATGATAAGGAAAAGCACAAAACCTTTAATAATTGCCGGAGGCGGAACAATATACAGTGATGCAACATATGAACTCGATAAGCTTGTTGATTTAACAGGAATTCCGGTTGCAGAAACTTTTGCTGGTAAAGGATCCCTGAAATATGATAAGCCCGAAAATTTAGGTGCGGTCGGCGTTACCGGAACTCCGGGTGCGGTTCAAATGTCTGCCGAAGCGGATTTAATTATTGGCATAGGAACAAGGTATAGTGATTTTACAACATCGTCTAAAACAGCGTTTAAAAACCCAAATGTAAAATTCATAAATATTAATATCACCGATTTTGATTCTCATAAACATTCTGCACTACCTATAATTGGTGACGCAAAAGTTGTTCTGCAGGAGTTGATAGAATTATTAGATAATTATAAAATTGAAAGAGACTGGAGAAATAAAGCTATTGAATTTAATAAATCTTGGGATATTAAAGTTACAGAATATTATGAAAAAACAAATAAATTCCCTTTAACTCAAGCGGAAGTTGTTGGAGCGGTTAATAATTTTGCCGATGAAAAAGATGTTGTACTTTGTGCAGCCGGTAGTCTGCCCGGAGATCTTCATAAATTATGGCGCACAACAAGTAATAAAGGATTCCATTTAGAATACGGATATTCAACAATGGGTTACGAACTTGCCGCAGGAATTGGCGCTAAAATGGCTTGTCCGGATAGAGAAATATACGTTATGGTTGGCGATGGAAATTATTTGATGAATAATAATGAAATTATAACGGCAATTCAAGAAGGTATAAAATTTACAATAATCCTTTTGAACAACAACGGATTTGCAAGCATCGGTGGTTTATCTGAATCAATTGGAAGTAAAAGATTTGGAACTAAATACAGATATAGAAATACCAAGTCTGGTAATTTGGATGGTGAGATTTTACCAGTTGATTTTATTAAAAATGCCGAAAGTCTTGGGGCAAATGTTTTGGAAGCTAAAAGTTTTGACGAATTAGTTAAATGTTTAGCAAAGGCAAAAACAGCCAATAAAACAACATTAATTTATGTTGAAACAAACCTTGAAAAAACCGTTGAAGGTTACAGCTGGTGGGAAGTTGCCATATCTCAAATTTCTGAAATGGAGACGGTTAAAGAGGCATATAAAGATTATGTTAAAAATAAAAGTGAGCAAAGATATTATTTATAA